The genome window GGCGCCGGCGTCCTGGACGGCCTCCATGGCGACGCGGAGGTTGGGGAGGTAATTGAGGGAATCGAAGATGCGGAAGATGTCCATGCCGGCGCGGGCGGCATGCTGGACGAATCCGGCGACGACATTGGCTGGGTAGTTGGAGTAGCCGACGGCATTGGAGCCGCGGAAGAGCATCTGGAAGCAGATGTTGGGGATGCGGGCGCGGAGTTCGGTGAGGCGCTCCCAGGGGTCCTCGTTGAGGAAGCGCATGGCGGTGTCGAAGGTGGCGCCGCCCCACATTTCGAGGGAGTAGAGTCCGTTGCGATGGTCGCCGACGAGGTGGGCGAGGGCGTCCGCGCAGGCCAGCATGTCGTAGGTGCGGACGCGGGTGGCCATCAGGGACTGGTGGGCATCGCGGAGGGTGGTGTCGGTGACGAGGAGGCGGCGCTGGTCGCGGGTCCACTGGGCGAACTTGCGGGGTCCGAGCTGGCGGAGGAGATCGCGGGTGCCCTTGGGGGGAGGGGTGGCGTGATCGAAGGCTGGGACGGGGGCGGGTTCCAGGACGCGGGAGGGTCGGTAGCCCTTGGCATGGGGGTTGCCATTGACGATGACGTTGCCGAGGAAGTTGAGGAGGCGGGTGGCGCGGTCGCGTCGGGGTCGGAAGGCGAACAGTTCCGGGGTGGTGTCGATGAGGGTGGTGACGGCGCGGCCCTGACGGAAGTCGGGGTGGGCGATGACGTTTTCGAGGAAGGGGATGTTGGTTTTGACGCCACGGATGCGGAACTCGCGGAGGGCGCGATCCATGCGGTCGCAGGCGAGGTCAAAGGAGTGGCCGGAGGCGACGACCTTGACGAGGAGGGAGTCGTAGAAGGGGGTAATGACGGCGCCGGCGTAGCCCATGCCGCCATCGAGGCGGAGTCCGAAGCCGCCGGGGGAGCGGTAGGCGAGGATTTTGCCGTAGTCCGGCGTGAAGCGGTTTTCGGGGTCTTCGGTGGTGACGCGGCACTGGAGGGCGTAGCCGTTGCGGGGAATGTCTGCCTGGGCGGGCAGGCCGAGTTCCGGGGAATCGAGGCGGTGGCCTTCGGCGATGAGGATTTGGGCGCGGACGAGATCCACGCCGGTGATCACCTCGGTGACGGTGTGTTCGACCTGGATACGGGGGTTCATCTCGATGAAGAACCACTCGTGGCGGTCGAGGTCATAGAGGAACTCGATGGTGCCGGCGTTGTCGTAGCGGATCGCGCGGGCCATGCGGGCGGCGGCCTCGCAGAGTTCGGCGACGACCTGCGGGGGCAGGCCGTAACTGGGTGCGGTCTCGATGACCTTCTGGTGGCGGCGCTGGACGGAGCAGTCGCGTTCGTGCAGGTGGAGGACGTTGCCGTGGCGGTCGCCGAGGATCTGGACCTCGAGGTGTTTGGCGCGGGGGATGTATTTCTCGAGGAAGACGGCCGGGTTGCCGAAGGCACGTCCCGCCTCGGTGCGGGCTTCATCGAGGAGGGGGCCGAGGTCGGCAGGTTTGGAGACCACGCGCATGCCGCGTCCGCCACCGCCGAATGCGGCCTTGATGATGAGTGGGAATCCAATGGACTTGGCGGCGCGGACGGCTTCGTCGCGATGGGTGAGGGGTTCTTCGGTGCCGGGCAGGGTGGGCACGTTGAGTGAGGCAGCGAGGGAGCGGGCGGCGGTTTTGTCGCCCATCTGGTCGAGCACCTCGGGGCGGGGGCCGACGAAGGTGATGCCGGCGGCGGCGCAGGCGCGGGCGAAATCAGCGTTCTCGCTGAGGAAACCGTAGCCTGGGTGGATGGCGTCCACGCCCTTTTCGAGGGCGATGGCGACAATGCCTTCGATATCGAGGTAGGCGGCGACGGGCCCCTTGCCGGCACCGACGAGGTAGGATTCGTCGGCTTTGAACCGGTGCATGCAGAACCGGTCTTCCTGGGCGAAGATGGCGACCGTCCGGAGGTTGTTTTCGGAGGCGGCGCGGAAGATGCGGATGGCGATTTCCGAGCGATTGGCGGCCATCAATTTGGAGAAGCGCCCAGGCGTTTCGGGCGGCACAGGAACTTCGTGGGTGGCGGGGGCAGCGGGACTTGTGGCGGGTCGTCGGGCCATAGGGCGGGCGGAGGGTTGCAGTTCAGAGGGTGGCGGTCACGCCGGAGTTGCGGGGGGCATGCCCCATGCCCCCCCCGAATCGTTGGCCGGCAGTGGTTGGAGGATTGTTGACCCCGGTTGAGGGCCAGACCGTTCGACTGGCCGCCCTATATATTAAACCCGGCGTAATACTGTTGACGGCAATTGTATATACAGCCCGGCTCATAACTGTTGACTCTAGGTTTAAAGATCCATCATGCAGTTTATTGACTCTTAAATATAAAACCTGGCGCATTACTGTTGACTGTCCGGCGACGAGCGACGAGGGCATCTGCGACGGCCGGATGGGCTTCCGCGGGGGGGGCGTGCGCGCCTGGATTGGGGCGTCGAAGGGATGCTGCCCACCATGAACCAGCGGGCGGGGGCTGGGTTTGAGATGACAGGCGCTTGCGTCGCCCTGGGGTTTCGGGTTCTTTGCTGGCGCATGAGACATGGATGGCGGCTGTGCTTGGGGATGTGGCTGGGGCTGATTCCGTGGGCGGAGGGCACGCGTTGGGTGCCGTTGACGATCGAGGAGCTGGCGGCGCGGGCGGACGCGGTGGTTCATGGGCGGGTGGAGGGGTTGACGGTATTGCGGGATGCGGGCGGGCGGATTTACAGGCGGGTTGAGGTCCGGGCGATCGAGGTGTGGCGCGGGGTGGCCGGGGGCGTTGTGTGGGAGGTGGTGGCCGGGGGGGGGGTGTTGGGGGAACGGTTGGAGGCGGCGCAGGGGCAGGTGGAGTACCGGGTGGGGGAAGAGGTTGTGTGTTTCCTGGTGCGCAACCCGGCCGGGGAATGGGTGACGCTGGGGCTGGCCCAGGGGGCGTTTCGGGTGCGGGAGGAGGGGGGGCGTCGGTGGGTGGCGAACCCTTTCTGGGGCGGGGCGGCTGGGGCGGGGAGGGATCGACACGGGGGATGGCCGGCGGACCGACCGCTGGCGATCGAGGAGTTGCGTCGGCGGACGCTGGAGGTGGAACGATGAGAGGATTCTGGCGGTGCCGGGGTGGGGGCTGGCGAATCGCTTGCGCCGTGGCGATGGGATGGTTGCTGGTGGCCGGGTCGGGAGTGGGCTGGGGCTACGTGGCGGAGTTCAACGCGGCGGGGGTGGTCCGGCGATGGGCGCTGAATCCCCCGGATACCCGGGTCTCGGTGAATGCGGTGAACCGGACCGCGCGGGCGATCCGGTACCGACTGGACACGGCGGGCTCACCGGCCGGCAATGCGCTGGCGGAGTTGATGGCGGTCCGGACGGCATTCGATCAGTGGCAGGCGGTACCGGGGACGCTGTTGCGTTTCGAGGAGGCGCCGAGCGTGAGCGGGACGGCGGATGTGGATTTGAATGACGGGTTCAACACGGTGTTTTGGAGCCGGAGCCTGTTTGTGAACGGGGGCCGGGACAACCTGTCGGGGGTGCTGGCGCTGACCTACGTGGGTTCGTATCCCGATGGCAACGTCATTGCCAATGCCGACATCGTGTTCAACGGGGTCCAGTACGACTGGTTCACGGACTTCGAGAATCCGACCCGGCAGGAGATTTTCGTGGAGGCGATCGCCCTGCATGAGATCGGGCACCTGCTGGGGTTGCGCCATTCGCCGGTGGGGGGCGCGACGATGCTGGCGGTGGGGGATCGCGGGGTGAATTCGCAGACGGGATTGTCCGCGGACGAAATCGCGGCGGCACGGGCGCTGTATGGGGCGGCCGCGGTGGCGGCGGGATATGGGAGGGTCGCCGGGACGGTTACGGCGTCGGGGGCGCCGGTGTTTGGCGCGGCGGTGTTCATCGAGGATGCGGCGGGGAACGTCGCGGCGGGGACGGTGACGCGGGCGGGCGGGCAGTACGAACTCGGCGGGCTGGCGGCCGGCCGGTATGTCGTCCGGGTGGCGCCGCTGGACCCGGCGGGGGCGCCGAACGTGCTGGTGCGGGGGGCGGACATTGCGAATACCTATTCGGGCGCCAGCACGGATTTTCATCCGACGACCGACCGGGAGGTGACGATCCCGGGCGGAGGTGCGGTGACGGCGAATTTCGAGGTGGTGGCGGGCGAACCCATCCGGATTGTGCGGGTGCTGCGCCCGGCAGGCGACCTGACGGAGCCGTCGTTTCACGACAAGCCTGTCGAGGTGCAGCCGGCGGGGCAGACGGTGTACCTGGGTGTTCTCACCCCGGCCACGCTGACGGGCGGTGTGCAGTTGGAGGTTCGCGGAGACGGCCTGGTGCAGGGTCCGACCGAGACGCAGGCGAATGTCCTGGGGAACATGTCCCTGGCGGCGGTGCCGGTGACGGTGCTGGCCGGGGCGACGCCGGGACTGCGGAGCCTGCGGTTGGAAGTGGGCGGTTCGGTGGCCTGGGCGCACGGATTCATCGAACTGGCCCCGCCGTTTCCCGATGTGAACTTCGATGGGTTCGACGACCGGTTTCAGAGGCGGTACTGGCCCCGGTTCACGGCGCCCGAGGCGGGGCCGACGGCGGATCCGGATGGCGACGGCTTCAGCAATCGGTGGGAGTACGAGACCGGTTCGGATCCAACGGATCCGGGATCGGCGCATTTCCGGATCGAGACGGTGCGGGTGACGGAGTCCGGGGCGCGGGTGCGATCGCAGGCGGCGATTGGAAAGCGGTTCCAGTTGGAGGCGCGGGGGGTGGTGGCGGGAAGCGCCTGGCAGTTGGTGGGGGCACCGGTGCTGGCGGCCGGAGCGGAGGTGGAGTTCACGGATCCGGGCGCCACTGGGAACGAGCGGTACTACCGGGTGCGGATGGTGCCGTGACGCGGCCGGGTGCCGTGACGCGGGTAAATCGACGAGAACTTCGTGCATATGCACGAAGTTCTCGTCGATTTGAGCGGGGCAGGGGTTGCTGCGGGAGGGGGGTCAGGCCAGGCCGAGGCGGCGGGCGACTTCGACGGTCGAGCGGGCTTTGTTCAGGGAGTAGAAGTGGAGTCCGGCGACGCCGCGATCGAGGAGTTCCCGGCACTGGGCGGCGCAGTAGTCGATGCCGTAGGCGGTCACGGCCTCGTCGTCGTCTCCCAGTTCGTTGAGGCGGGCCATCATGGCATCGGGGATCCGGGCGCCGCAGAGGGTGGTGAACTTTTTGACCTGGGCGGTGGAGAGGATGGGGAGGAGTCCGGGGATGAGGGTGACGTGGCTGCCAAGCTGGTTGCGGAGGAAGGATTGGAACTCGAAGAAATCGGCGTTGTCGAAGAAGAGCTGGGTGATGACGAAGTCGGCGCCCTGCCCGACCTTGTGTTGGAGCCGCTGCCAATCGACGTGTTTGCCTTCCTGGCAGGCGATGTGGCCCTCGGGGAAGCCGGCGACGCCGATGCCGAAGCCGCCCAGTTCACGGATGAAGCGGACGAGTTCCCAGGAGTACTCGAATCCTCCTTCGGTCGGGGTCCAGGAACTGTTGCCGTCGGGCGGGTCGCCGCGGAGGGCGAGGATGTTGCGGATGCCGCGGGAGCGGGCTTCGTCGAGGACCTGGCGGAGCATGTCGCGGGTGGAATTGACGCAGGTCAGGTGGGCCATGGCGGTGAGGCCATGTTCGCGCTGGATGCGGTCCACGATGCCGAGGGTTTTGTCGCGGGTGCTGCCGCCGGCGCCATAGGTG of Verrucomicrobiia bacterium contains these proteins:
- a CDS encoding matrixin family metalloprotease, which encodes MAMGWLLVAGSGVGWGYVAEFNAAGVVRRWALNPPDTRVSVNAVNRTARAIRYRLDTAGSPAGNALAELMAVRTAFDQWQAVPGTLLRFEEAPSVSGTADVDLNDGFNTVFWSRSLFVNGGRDNLSGVLALTYVGSYPDGNVIANADIVFNGVQYDWFTDFENPTRQEIFVEAIALHEIGHLLGLRHSPVGGATMLAVGDRGVNSQTGLSADEIAAARALYGAAAVAAGYGRVAGTVTASGAPVFGAAVFIEDAAGNVAAGTVTRAGGQYELGGLAAGRYVVRVAPLDPAGAPNVLVRGADIANTYSGASTDFHPTTDREVTIPGGGAVTANFEVVAGEPIRIVRVLRPAGDLTEPSFHDKPVEVQPAGQTVYLGVLTPATLTGGVQLEVRGDGLVQGPTETQANVLGNMSLAAVPVTVLAGATPGLRSLRLEVGGSVAWAHGFIELAPPFPDVNFDGFDDRFQRRYWPRFTAPEAGPTADPDGDGFSNRWEYETGSDPTDPGSAHFRIETVRVTESGARVRSQAAIGKRFQLEARGVVAGSAWQLVGAPVLAAGAEVEFTDPGATGNERYYRVRMVP
- a CDS encoding pyruvate carboxylase, with the protein product MAANRSEIAIRIFRAASENNLRTVAIFAQEDRFCMHRFKADESYLVGAGKGPVAAYLDIEGIVAIALEKGVDAIHPGYGFLSENADFARACAAAGITFVGPRPEVLDQMGDKTAARSLAASLNVPTLPGTEEPLTHRDEAVRAAKSIGFPLIIKAAFGGGGRGMRVVSKPADLGPLLDEARTEAGRAFGNPAVFLEKYIPRAKHLEVQILGDRHGNVLHLHERDCSVQRRHQKVIETAPSYGLPPQVVAELCEAAARMARAIRYDNAGTIEFLYDLDRHEWFFIEMNPRIQVEHTVTEVITGVDLVRAQILIAEGHRLDSPELGLPAQADIPRNGYALQCRVTTEDPENRFTPDYGKILAYRSPGGFGLRLDGGMGYAGAVITPFYDSLLVKVVASGHSFDLACDRMDRALREFRIRGVKTNIPFLENVIAHPDFRQGRAVTTLIDTTPELFAFRPRRDRATRLLNFLGNVIVNGNPHAKGYRPSRVLEPAPVPAFDHATPPPKGTRDLLRQLGPRKFAQWTRDQRRLLVTDTTLRDAHQSLMATRVRTYDMLACADALAHLVGDHRNGLYSLEMWGGATFDTAMRFLNEDPWERLTELRARIPNICFQMLFRGSNAVGYSNYPANVVAGFVQHAARAGMDIFRIFDSLNYLPNLRVAMEAVQDAGALCEAAVCYTGNILDPRRDKFDLQYYVRLARELERMGAHVLAIKDMAGLCRPMAARKLVKALRETVDLPIHFHTHDTSGVQAAAILHAAEAGVDVVDLALASMSGSTSQPNLNSTVSALQNTPRDTRLPLDTLNSFSDYWERVREFYAPFDTAPRTGSAEVYLHEMPGGQYTNLKEQAASMGVSHRWPEIARAYAEVNQLFGDIVKVTPSSKVVGDMALFLFSRGIKPADVVNLEPGATPFPESVIDMFSGGLGWPEGGWPEPVWRVILGDTRHAEARARWKRDTSRAHPASDAAPIDLNTVRADLSERLRREASESDAYSHLMYPQVFLDFARHQREFGDVSVLPTPAFFYGLRRGEEISVHIEAGKTLIIRLVNVGEPDKDGRRTVTYELNGMTREAFIPDANVAPRAKARPKADLADPLQIAAPIPGLVAALSVSVGNKVHKGDKLLMMEAMKMQTTITAPCDGVVEALHVQLGDTVESKDLLLRLRA
- a CDS encoding methylenetetrahydrofolate reductase; amino-acid sequence: MEFIRDIHARCQREGRPALSFEFFPPKSDEGLKNLFERTLPALLALRPDYASVTYGAGGSTRDKTLGIVDRIQREHGLTAMAHLTCVNSTRDMLRQVLDEARSRGIRNILALRGDPPDGNSSWTPTEGGFEYSWELVRFIRELGGFGIGVAGFPEGHIACQEGKHVDWQRLQHKVGQGADFVITQLFFDNADFFEFQSFLRNQLGSHVTLIPGLLPILSTAQVKKFTTLCGARIPDAMMARLNELGDDDEAVTAYGIDYCAAQCRELLDRGVAGLHFYSLNKARSTVEVARRLGLA